Proteins from a single region of Lysinibacillus sp. JNUCC-52:
- the ligA gene encoding NAD-dependent DNA ligase LigA gives MNEIEQRIAELNKLLHEYGHAYYVLDNPLVADSVYDQLLHELIALEEANPSLIYPDSPTQRVGGAVIEGFKKVTHDYPMLSLSNAFDEAGLREFDRKIRQAIGDHFSYVCELKIDGLAISLKYENGVFVQGATRGDGVVGEDITANLKTIRAVPLRLKEPITIEVRGEAYMPKKSFEKLNTQRAENGEELFANPRNAAAGSLRQLDPKIAASRQLSTFIYAIGGDGEAYGIDGHGEMLDYLEGLGFPSNKERQRCASIEEVLTFIETWTENRPNLAYEIDGIVIKVDRFAQQDELGYTAKSPRWAIAYKFPAEEVVTTLLNIDLTVGRTGVVTPTAILAPVQVAGTTVQRASLHNEDLIRDKDIRIGDTVIIRKAGDIIPQVVGVLLEQRPEDSIPFEMPANCPVCDSELIRIEGEVALRCVNPACFAQIAESIKYFVSRNAMNIDGLGEKVVEQLLRADLIHDVSDLYQLTVEQLVELERMGEKSATNLVNAIQASKDNSMERLLIGLGIRHVGEKAAKIVSEEFETMEGVMAATEDQLVAIHEIGDKMASSLVEYFANEDARAVIKRLAEAGVNMTYKGKKVEVVLGDNPFAGKTIVLTGKLEQLTRNDAKAKIEELGGIVTGSVSKKTDLVIAGSDAGSKLTKAQQLGIEVWNEDDLIEQLT, from the coding sequence ATGAACGAAATTGAACAGCGCATAGCGGAGTTAAATAAATTATTGCATGAATATGGGCATGCGTATTACGTGTTAGATAATCCTCTTGTGGCAGATAGTGTATATGATCAACTATTACATGAGCTCATTGCATTAGAAGAGGCCAATCCTTCACTGATTTATCCTGATTCACCGACACAGCGTGTTGGCGGTGCTGTCATTGAGGGATTTAAAAAAGTGACGCATGATTATCCGATGCTAAGTCTGTCCAACGCATTTGATGAAGCGGGCTTACGTGAGTTTGACCGAAAAATCCGTCAAGCAATCGGTGATCACTTTTCGTATGTATGTGAACTGAAAATTGATGGTCTTGCCATTTCCCTAAAATATGAGAATGGTGTTTTTGTCCAAGGCGCAACACGTGGTGATGGCGTAGTTGGGGAGGATATAACAGCGAATTTAAAAACAATTCGTGCTGTACCACTTCGATTAAAAGAGCCAATTACGATTGAAGTGCGTGGCGAAGCATATATGCCTAAAAAGTCATTTGAAAAATTGAATACACAGCGTGCTGAAAACGGTGAAGAACTATTTGCGAATCCTCGAAATGCCGCTGCTGGCTCATTACGTCAATTAGATCCGAAAATTGCCGCAAGTCGTCAACTATCAACCTTCATTTATGCAATTGGAGGAGATGGTGAGGCGTACGGTATTGATGGGCATGGCGAGATGCTAGATTATTTAGAAGGACTTGGCTTCCCATCAAATAAAGAACGTCAACGCTGTGCGTCAATCGAGGAAGTATTAACTTTTATCGAAACATGGACAGAAAATCGTCCGAATTTAGCCTATGAAATAGATGGTATCGTAATTAAGGTCGATCGTTTTGCGCAGCAAGATGAACTCGGCTATACAGCAAAAAGTCCACGCTGGGCAATTGCCTACAAATTCCCCGCAGAGGAAGTTGTAACGACATTGCTTAATATCGATTTAACAGTAGGTCGAACTGGCGTCGTGACACCAACGGCAATTTTAGCACCTGTACAAGTAGCGGGTACAACTGTGCAACGAGCATCTTTACACAATGAAGATTTAATTCGTGATAAAGATATTCGAATTGGGGATACAGTCATTATCCGAAAAGCAGGCGACATTATCCCACAAGTAGTCGGTGTATTACTAGAACAACGCCCAGAGGATTCAATTCCTTTTGAAATGCCAGCAAATTGCCCTGTTTGCGATAGTGAGCTTATTCGTATTGAGGGAGAAGTAGCCTTGCGCTGTGTAAATCCAGCATGTTTTGCACAAATTGCAGAGAGCATTAAATACTTTGTCTCCCGTAACGCCATGAACATTGATGGACTAGGTGAAAAGGTTGTTGAGCAGCTATTGCGTGCAGATTTAATTCATGATGTATCTGATTTATATCAGTTAACAGTGGAGCAATTAGTTGAGCTAGAGCGTATGGGCGAAAAATCAGCTACAAACTTAGTGAATGCTATTCAAGCATCGAAGGATAATTCGATGGAACGTCTACTTATTGGTTTAGGTATACGACATGTTGGCGAGAAGGCGGCGAAGATTGTCTCAGAAGAATTTGAGACGATGGAAGGCGTAATGGCTGCAACTGAGGATCAGCTCGTAGCCATTCATGAAATTGGCGATAAAATGGCATCTTCACTCGTTGAATATTTTGCTAATGAAGATGCACGTGCCGTTATTAAGCGTCTTGCTGAAGCGGGTGTCAATATGACATATAAAGGCAAAAAAGTAGAGGTCGTCTTAGGTGACAATCCGTTTGCAGGGAAGACAATCGTACTAACTGGTAAACTTGAGCAATTGACACGGAACGATGCAAAGGCGAAAATAGAAGAGTTAGGTGGAATTGTCACAGGAAGTGTCAGTAAAAAAACGGATCTTGTTATAGCTGGTTCGGATGCAGGATCTAAACTGACAAAGGCACAACAATTAGGCATTGAAGTTTGGAACGAGGACGACCTAATTGAGCAACTAACTTAA
- a CDS encoding CamS family sex pheromone protein — MKSFRLIPAIVAAAMLVGCVPSNKKETELTQETQQEKAETTIIPSLQIDESFYKTLIPYKESASRGLVVSNIYTKYDMKEVETGLMRLSQNEFDTENYYFQEGQYLAESTVSSWLARSSQTEDGLNPPTTDAMTAEERATKAPIYLSHIVEQNYLKKTDDNKVKLAGISIGLALNSIYYYQKEKYGEYYEEPIPESALVEQGKKMAAEIVSRMRTRDELKDVPIVVGLFKQQARNEIIPGTYFTYGVAKEGQNDIGDWQPLDEEYVMFPTDDTHDTYRDVSNNFKNFKQDVDKYFSNYTSVIGTGFYQNKKIQKLTIEIPIQFFGTAEIIGFTQYLTGALINQFDNINVEVSITSINGPEALIMKEANDKDPYVHVYE, encoded by the coding sequence ATGAAGTCATTTCGACTCATTCCAGCAATTGTAGCTGCTGCAATGCTAGTCGGCTGTGTGCCTTCGAACAAGAAGGAGACAGAGCTTACACAGGAAACGCAACAGGAAAAAGCGGAAACAACAATTATTCCAAGTCTACAGATTGATGAATCTTTCTATAAAACACTAATACCATATAAAGAAAGTGCAAGCCGTGGGTTAGTCGTTTCGAATATTTACACGAAATATGATATGAAGGAAGTAGAAACAGGATTAATGCGCCTTTCTCAAAATGAGTTTGACACAGAAAACTACTATTTCCAAGAAGGACAATATTTAGCTGAAAGCACAGTAAGTTCTTGGTTAGCACGTAGCTCGCAAACAGAGGATGGTTTAAACCCACCAACTACTGATGCGATGACAGCAGAAGAGCGAGCAACGAAAGCGCCTATTTATTTATCTCATATTGTGGAGCAAAATTATTTAAAGAAAACAGATGATAATAAGGTGAAATTAGCTGGTATATCAATAGGGCTCGCTTTGAATTCTATCTATTATTATCAAAAAGAAAAATATGGTGAGTATTACGAGGAGCCTATTCCTGAGTCTGCGCTTGTAGAGCAAGGCAAAAAAATGGCGGCCGAAATTGTTTCCCGTATGCGTACACGTGATGAATTAAAAGATGTACCGATTGTCGTTGGGTTGTTTAAACAGCAAGCACGCAACGAAATAATTCCAGGTACGTATTTTACTTACGGTGTGGCAAAAGAGGGCCAAAATGATATTGGCGATTGGCAACCTCTTGATGAAGAATATGTGATGTTCCCAACAGATGACACACATGATACTTATCGAGATGTTAGTAATAACTTCAAAAACTTCAAGCAAGATGTCGATAAATATTTTTCTAACTATACAAGTGTTATTGGCACAGGCTTCTATCAAAATAAAAAAATACAAAAGCTAACGATTGAAATTCCAATCCAATTTTTCGGTACTGCTGAAATTATAGGCTTTACACAATATTTGACGGGCGCCCTTATCAATCAGTTTGATAATATAAATGTCGAAGTGAGCATTACTTCTATTAATGGGCCAGAGGCTTTAATTATGAAAGAAGCGAATGATAAAGACCCGTATGTACACGTTTATGAATAA
- the gatC gene encoding Asp-tRNA(Asn)/Glu-tRNA(Gln) amidotransferase subunit GatC yields MAKLTKEEVKHVANLARLAITEEEAEKFAEQLGKITDFAEQLNELDTTNVEPTTHVLPLVNVMREDVATKGLDRDVMMLNVKEQEDGQVKVPAIM; encoded by the coding sequence ATGGCAAAATTAACAAAAGAAGAAGTTAAGCACGTTGCGAACTTAGCACGTCTTGCAATTACAGAAGAAGAAGCCGAAAAATTTGCTGAGCAACTTGGGAAAATTACTGACTTTGCAGAGCAGCTAAACGAGTTAGATACTACAAATGTTGAACCAACAACACACGTATTACCATTAGTAAACGTAATGCGTGAAGACGTGGCAACAAAAGGTCTAGACCGTGATGTAATGATGTTAAACGTAAAAGAACAAGAAGATGGTCAAGTAAAAGTACCAGCTATCATGTAA
- the gatA gene encoding Asp-tRNA(Asn)/Glu-tRNA(Gln) amidotransferase subunit GatA — MTLFERSAKELQAEIKAGNLTIADLTKEAYERVTKLDGDVQAFLASNEEKATAQAAEMDKVPFEERGPLFGLPIGVKDNIVTEGLETTCASKILEGFMPIYDATVVNKLREAGMITIGKLNMDEFAMGSSNENSYYKTTKNPWNLNHVPGGSSGASAAAVAAGEVPFSLGSDTGGSIRQPAAYCGVVGMKPTYGRVSRFGLVAFASSLDQIGPITRNVEDNALLLEAISGLDTNDSTSANVEVPNFAAALTGDVKGLRIAVPKEFLGDGVGEAARQSVLDALEVLKGLGATVEEVSLPHSKYALAAYYILSSSEASSNLSRFDGIRYGFRAENVNNLMDLYKETRAQGFGDEVKRRIMLGTYSLSAGTYDAYYKKAQQARTLIKADYDKVFEDFDVIIGPTAPTPAFKIGENVDDPMTMYANDILTIPMNLAGVPAISIPCGFENGLPLGLQIIGKYFDEATIYRVAHAFEQATEFHKEVPQIWEGK, encoded by the coding sequence ATGACGTTATTTGAACGTTCAGCAAAGGAGCTACAAGCTGAAATTAAAGCTGGTAACCTAACAATCGCTGACTTAACAAAAGAAGCATATGAACGCGTAACAAAGCTTGACGGCGATGTACAAGCATTCCTTGCTTCAAACGAAGAAAAAGCAACTGCACAAGCAGCTGAAATGGACAAAGTGCCATTTGAAGAACGTGGACCACTTTTTGGTCTTCCTATTGGTGTAAAAGACAATATCGTAACAGAAGGCTTAGAAACAACTTGTGCTTCTAAAATCCTTGAAGGATTTATGCCTATTTACGATGCGACAGTCGTTAATAAGCTACGCGAAGCTGGCATGATTACAATCGGTAAATTGAACATGGACGAGTTTGCAATGGGTTCATCAAATGAAAACTCATACTATAAAACAACAAAAAATCCATGGAACTTAAATCACGTACCAGGTGGTTCTTCAGGTGCGTCTGCGGCAGCAGTTGCAGCAGGAGAAGTACCATTCTCACTTGGTTCAGATACAGGTGGTTCAATTCGTCAACCAGCAGCATATTGCGGTGTCGTAGGGATGAAACCTACATACGGTCGTGTATCTCGCTTTGGACTAGTAGCATTTGCTTCTTCATTAGATCAAATCGGACCAATTACACGTAATGTTGAAGACAATGCGCTATTACTAGAAGCCATTTCAGGATTAGATACTAATGATTCAACTTCAGCAAATGTAGAAGTACCAAACTTCGCAGCAGCATTGACTGGCGATGTAAAAGGTTTACGTATTGCTGTACCAAAAGAATTTTTAGGTGATGGTGTTGGCGAAGCGGCACGTCAATCAGTACTTGATGCACTAGAAGTACTAAAAGGCTTAGGTGCGACAGTAGAAGAAGTATCACTTCCACATTCTAAATATGCACTTGCGGCGTACTATATCCTTTCTTCTTCTGAAGCGTCATCAAACCTTTCTCGTTTTGATGGTATCCGTTATGGTTTCCGCGCAGAGAACGTTAATAACTTAATGGACCTTTACAAAGAAACACGTGCACAAGGCTTTGGTGATGAAGTAAAACGCCGTATCATGCTAGGAACTTATTCACTTAGCGCTGGTACTTATGATGCTTATTACAAAAAAGCACAGCAAGCACGTACACTAATTAAAGCTGACTACGACAAAGTATTTGAAGACTTTGATGTAATCATTGGTCCTACAGCACCAACGCCAGCATTTAAAATTGGTGAAAATGTTGATGATCCTATGACGATGTATGCTAACGATATTTTAACAATTCCAATGAACTTAGCGGGTGTGCCAGCGATTTCAATTCCATGTGGCTTTGAAAACGGTCTACCATTAGGCTTACAAATCATTGGTAAATACTTCGATGAAGCAACAATTTACCGTGTAGCGCATGCATTCGAGCAAGCTACAGAATTCCATAAAGAAGTTCCTCAAATTTGGGAGGGAAAATAA
- the gatB gene encoding Asp-tRNA(Asn)/Glu-tRNA(Gln) amidotransferase subunit GatB — MNFETVIGLEVHVELKTNSKIFSPAPAHFGAEPNTNTTVIDLGYPGVLPVLNKNVVDFAMRAALALNMEIEQETKFDRKNYFYPDNPKAYQISQFDKPIGKNGWIDIEVDGYTKRIGITRLHMEEDAGKLSHAGDHSLVDFNRQGTPLVEIVSEPDLRTANEAYAYLEKLKSIIQYTDVSDCKMEEGSLRCDANISIRPYGQEEFGTKTELKNLNSFNYVRRGIEHEELRQADVLLSGGVIDQETRRFDEKTGKTILMRVKEGTDDYRYFPEPDLVRLSIDDEWLERVKSEIPELPDARKKRYVEDLGLTSYDAGVLVISKEISDFFEAMVAEGADAKLSANWLMGDVSAYLNAEQKDLKDTALTPENLAGMVKLITDGTISSKIGKKVFTELVENGGSANDIVKAKGLVQISDEGALLAIVTEVLDNNAQSIEDFKNGKDRAIGFLVGQIMKATKGQANPPMVNKLLQQEIAKR, encoded by the coding sequence ATGAACTTTGAAACAGTCATTGGTTTAGAAGTACACGTTGAGTTAAAAACAAACTCAAAAATCTTCTCGCCAGCGCCAGCTCACTTCGGTGCTGAACCAAATACAAATACAACAGTAATCGACCTAGGCTATCCTGGTGTCCTTCCTGTCTTAAATAAAAATGTTGTAGATTTCGCAATGCGTGCAGCACTTGCACTAAACATGGAAATCGAGCAAGAAACAAAATTTGACCGTAAAAACTACTTCTATCCAGATAATCCGAAAGCATATCAAATTTCACAATTCGATAAGCCAATTGGGAAAAACGGTTGGATTGATATTGAAGTAGATGGTTATACAAAACGTATCGGTATTACGCGCCTTCATATGGAAGAAGATGCTGGTAAACTATCTCATGCTGGCGACCATTCTTTAGTGGACTTTAACCGTCAAGGTACACCGCTTGTAGAAATCGTTTCTGAGCCAGATCTTCGCACAGCAAATGAAGCGTATGCTTATCTTGAAAAATTAAAATCGATTATCCAATATACAGATGTTTCAGATTGTAAAATGGAAGAAGGTTCACTGCGTTGTGATGCCAACATTTCAATTCGCCCATATGGCCAAGAAGAATTCGGTACAAAAACAGAGCTTAAAAACCTTAACTCATTTAACTACGTACGTCGCGGTATTGAGCATGAAGAGTTACGCCAAGCGGACGTATTACTTTCAGGTGGCGTGATTGATCAAGAAACGCGTCGCTTTGATGAAAAAACAGGTAAAACGATTTTAATGCGTGTGAAAGAAGGAACGGATGATTATCGTTACTTCCCAGAGCCAGATTTAGTGCGTCTGTCAATCGACGATGAGTGGTTAGAGCGCGTAAAATCAGAAATCCCTGAACTTCCAGATGCTCGTAAAAAACGTTATGTTGAAGATTTAGGATTAACTTCATATGATGCTGGCGTGCTTGTTATTTCTAAAGAAATTTCTGATTTCTTTGAAGCAATGGTAGCTGAAGGCGCGGATGCAAAACTTTCTGCAAACTGGTTGATGGGTGATGTTTCTGCCTATTTAAATGCTGAACAAAAAGATCTTAAAGATACTGCATTAACTCCAGAAAACCTAGCAGGCATGGTGAAATTAATTACGGACGGTACAATTTCTTCTAAAATCGGTAAAAAAGTATTTACGGAGTTAGTCGAAAATGGTGGTTCAGCTAATGACATCGTGAAGGCAAAAGGATTAGTACAAATTTCTGATGAGGGTGCATTATTAGCAATTGTCACAGAAGTATTAGATAACAATGCACAATCAATTGAGGACTTTAAAAACGGTAAGGATCGTGCAATTGGCTTCTTAGTTGGACAAATTATGAAAGCTACAAAAGGCCAAGCGAACCCACCAATGGTTAACAAATTATTACAACAAGAAATTGCTAAACGCTAA
- a CDS encoding thioredoxin family protein gives MKTEQQYFEEAISIQQYMDNMTTLKEDSFRIYDGFEVPMNDGFVALLKDKQPKILTITEDWCGDAMLNNPIIRRVAEAAGLDMRTVLRDADTDLIDRYLTNGGRAIPMYILLNEAGQVIGKWGPRAPELQDIVVKKRATLPDKEDPTFEDAQKALYSEIREDNITNKQNWTYVYEDFKKHVTAALQ, from the coding sequence ATGAAAACTGAACAACAATATTTTGAAGAAGCCATTTCAATTCAACAATATATGGACAATATGACAACACTTAAAGAAGACAGCTTCCGTATTTATGATGGCTTTGAAGTGCCAATGAATGATGGTTTTGTAGCTTTATTGAAGGACAAGCAACCGAAAATTTTAACAATTACTGAAGATTGGTGCGGTGATGCGATGTTAAATAATCCGATTATACGCCGTGTTGCAGAGGCAGCTGGATTAGATATGCGCACAGTATTACGTGATGCAGATACAGATTTAATTGACCGTTATTTAACAAACGGTGGCCGTGCAATTCCAATGTATATTTTATTAAATGAAGCAGGTCAGGTTATAGGGAAATGGGGACCACGTGCGCCTGAATTACAGGATATTGTTGTGAAGAAAAGAGCGACATTACCAGACAAAGAAGATCCAACGTTTGAGGACGCACAAAAAGCACTTTACAGTGAAATTCGCGAAGATAATATTACGAACAAACAAAATTGGACATATGTATACGAGGATTTCAAGAAACATGTCACAGCAGCATTGCAATAA
- a CDS encoding diacylglycerol kinase: protein MKRARIIYNPTSGREAFKKHLPEVLEKLEVAGYETSCHATTCEGDAIEAAKNAVERGFDIIIAVGGDGTLNEVVSGVAQFEKRPKIGLIPMGTTNDFARAVHIPRNIDEAVDIIIKGDTLPVDVGLLNGERYFINIAAGGRITELTYEVPSKMKTMLGQLAYYLKAVEMIPSIKASHMRIEYDGEVFDGDAMMFLCGLTNSVGGFEKLAPDASINDGYFTLLVLKKVSLPEFIQLAAMALRGEHLKDDRVIYKKASVVKVTTENEVHLNLDGEYGGDAPATFENLKRHIELFVPIEDIREEDRI from the coding sequence ATGAAACGAGCAAGAATCATTTATAATCCTACATCTGGGCGAGAAGCGTTTAAAAAGCATCTACCAGAAGTATTGGAGAAACTAGAGGTAGCAGGCTATGAGACATCTTGTCACGCAACAACTTGTGAAGGCGATGCTATAGAAGCAGCAAAAAACGCAGTAGAACGTGGATTTGATATTATCATAGCAGTTGGTGGAGATGGTACGTTAAATGAGGTTGTTTCTGGTGTAGCCCAATTCGAAAAGCGTCCGAAGATTGGCCTAATTCCAATGGGGACAACGAATGATTTTGCACGTGCTGTCCATATTCCACGAAATATTGATGAAGCCGTTGATATTATTATTAAAGGCGATACCTTACCAGTTGATGTTGGATTGTTAAATGGAGAACGCTATTTCATCAATATCGCTGCTGGGGGACGTATTACTGAGCTAACATACGAAGTGCCAAGCAAGATGAAAACAATGCTAGGGCAGTTAGCATATTATTTAAAAGCAGTTGAAATGATTCCTTCCATTAAGGCATCACATATGCGTATTGAATATGATGGTGAAGTATTTGATGGAGATGCAATGATGTTTTTATGTGGCTTAACGAATTCTGTAGGAGGCTTTGAAAAACTTGCACCAGATGCAAGCATAAATGATGGCTACTTCACTTTATTAGTATTAAAAAAAGTAAGCCTTCCAGAATTTATTCAACTTGCGGCAATGGCGTTACGAGGCGAACATTTAAAGGATGATCGTGTTATTTATAAAAAGGCAAGTGTTGTAAAAGTTACGACGGAAAACGAAGTGCATTTAAATCTAGATGGCGAGTATGGTGGAGATGCGCCTGCAACATTTGAAAACTTGAAACGCCATATTGAACTTTTTGTACCAATTGAAGACATTCGTGAGGAAGATCGTATTTAA
- a CDS encoding cytochrome ubiquinol oxidase subunit I: protein MINESAVFWSRALTELTLSFHIIYATIGVGVPLMIMIAQWTGYKKNDEHYILMARRWARGFVITVAVGVVTGTAIGLQLSLLWPNFMQLAGQTIALPLFMETFAFFFEAIFLGIYLYTWDRFDSQKKHMLLLIPVAVGASMSAVFITIVNAFMNAPQGFDIVDGQLINIQPFLAMFNPAMPTKVAHVLVTAYMTSAFVLAAIAGYRMLRGSDHIYHKKSLFLLMKIGLVSSIAAAIIGDFSGKYLAEYQPEKLAAAEWHFETTDKASLILLGVLDGEEVKYAIKVPYALSILARNNPNAEVIGLDQFAEEDRPPLYIHYLFNIMVFIGMFMVLVSLLYVVGKPRGWQFIHSRWFRWVIVAGAPLSIIAIEAGWWLAEVGRQPWILYGIMRTPEGATTSDHVDLMMLLFSGVYAVLGVGSIVVLIRMFKKNPIEREIEDRNTEKGGDII from the coding sequence ATGATTAATGAATCAGCAGTCTTTTGGAGTCGTGCATTAACAGAGCTTACGTTATCATTCCACATCATTTATGCAACGATTGGTGTTGGCGTGCCGTTAATGATTATGATTGCGCAATGGACTGGTTATAAAAAGAATGATGAGCATTATATATTAATGGCACGACGTTGGGCACGAGGTTTCGTCATTACCGTTGCTGTAGGGGTCGTTACAGGTACAGCAATCGGTTTACAATTATCGTTACTATGGCCGAATTTTATGCAACTTGCAGGGCAAACTATAGCATTACCACTCTTTATGGAAACCTTTGCATTCTTCTTTGAAGCCATTTTCTTAGGTATCTACTTATATACTTGGGATCGTTTCGATAGTCAGAAAAAACATATGCTCCTTCTAATACCTGTTGCTGTAGGTGCATCGATGTCTGCAGTTTTTATAACAATCGTCAACGCCTTTATGAACGCACCACAAGGCTTTGACATAGTGGACGGTCAGCTCATTAATATTCAACCATTTCTAGCAATGTTTAACCCAGCAATGCCCACTAAAGTCGCGCACGTGCTTGTAACCGCATACATGACATCCGCATTTGTGTTGGCAGCAATCGCAGGTTATCGTATGCTTAGAGGTTCAGATCATATTTATCATAAAAAATCATTATTTTTACTAATGAAAATTGGCTTAGTTTCGTCCATTGCAGCAGCCATTATAGGAGATTTCTCAGGTAAATACTTAGCGGAATACCAACCAGAAAAATTAGCTGCAGCAGAATGGCATTTTGAAACAACAGATAAAGCATCGCTTATTTTACTAGGTGTATTGGATGGCGAAGAGGTGAAGTATGCTATAAAGGTACCATATGCATTAAGTATACTTGCACGTAATAATCCAAATGCAGAAGTAATCGGTTTAGATCAATTTGCGGAGGAAGACCGACCACCGCTCTATATCCACTATCTGTTTAACATCATGGTCTTTATCGGCATGTTCATGGTTTTAGTATCATTACTTTACGTAGTAGGTAAACCAAGAGGTTGGCAGTTTATTCATTCTCGGTGGTTTAGATGGGTTATCGTTGCGGGTGCACCACTGTCCATAATTGCCATTGAAGCAGGCTGGTGGCTTGCAGAGGTTGGACGTCAACCATGGATATTATACGGTATTATGCGAACACCAGAGGGAGCTACAACGAGCGATCACGTCGATTTAATGATGCTGTTATTCTCAGGTGTGTACGCCGTACTTGGAGTTGGTAGTATTGTCGTATTAATTCGAATGTTTAAAAAGAACCCGATTGAGCGAGAAATTGAAGATCGCAATACAGAAAAGGGCGGTGACATCATATGA
- a CDS encoding cytochrome d ubiquinol oxidase subunit II yields the protein MTLEVLGISVLWIFLFGYVMIASIDFGAGFFNAYSLLIGKNHIITNIIKRYLSPVWEVTNVFLVFFFVGIVGFFPQTAFYYGTILLVPVSISLVLLAIRGSYYAFESYGARGHIGYSLTYGVTGLLIPASLSVVFAIAGGGYVDMVEGQPVLNYWTLYTSTFAWSIVVLSIAAVLYISAVFLTWYAHKANDAEATKLMRKYALIWAAPLMISALGIMYEMKSINPESYQHMVNLWWMFAISAVLFIITVILLWMRKNYGLAVGLLIAQFAVAFFAYGIAQYPYLLYPYLTIYDSFTNTQMAIALVIVFVLGLCLLLPSLYLLLKLFLFNKNYVTGKEDHHA from the coding sequence ATGACATTAGAAGTATTAGGGATTTCAGTATTGTGGATTTTCCTTTTTGGTTATGTGATGATCGCATCCATTGATTTTGGTGCAGGTTTTTTCAATGCGTACAGTCTCCTTATTGGGAAAAACCATATCATAACGAATATTATTAAACGATATTTATCGCCTGTATGGGAAGTAACGAATGTCTTTTTAGTATTTTTCTTTGTAGGAATTGTAGGATTTTTCCCTCAAACAGCATTTTACTATGGCACGATTTTGCTTGTGCCAGTAAGTATTTCATTAGTGCTACTGGCGATTCGCGGCTCGTACTATGCCTTTGAATCGTATGGTGCACGAGGACATATCGGTTATTCTCTCACATATGGCGTAACAGGCTTACTTATTCCAGCCTCACTTTCTGTAGTATTCGCTATTGCAGGTGGTGGCTATGTGGATATGGTGGAAGGGCAACCAGTATTAAATTATTGGACACTGTATACGAGTACATTTGCATGGAGTATTGTCGTACTAAGCATAGCGGCTGTCCTTTATATATCCGCAGTATTTTTAACGTGGTATGCACATAAAGCAAATGACGCAGAGGCAACAAAGTTAATGCGAAAATATGCATTAATTTGGGCCGCGCCATTAATGATTAGTGCACTGGGCATTATGTATGAAATGAAATCCATTAACCCAGAAAGCTATCAACATATGGTCAACTTATGGTGGATGTTTGCCATTTCAGCAGTATTATTTATTATCACAGTCATATTGCTATGGATGCGAAAAAATTATGGGCTTGCTGTAGGATTATTAATCGCCCAATTCGCGGTAGCATTTTTTGCTTATGGTATTGCGCAATACCCATATTTACTGTATCCATATTTAACAATCTATGACAGCTTTACAAATACACAAATGGCCATTGCGTTAGTTATCGTATTCGTTTTAGGATTATGCCTGCTTCTGCCTTCACTCTATTTATTGTTGAAACTATTCTTATTTAACAAAAATTATGTGACAGGGAAAGAAGACCATCATGCATAG
- the cydS gene encoding cytochrome bd oxidase small subunit CydS translates to MEKIEIFYAPFIVVIISIIIMFWWAPKDDYVRNNKRKSRE, encoded by the coding sequence ATGGAAAAAATTGAAATTTTTTATGCACCATTTATAGTAGTGATTATTAGTATTATCATTATGTTTTGGTGGGCACCAAAAGATGATTATGTAAGGAACAATAAGAGAAAGAGTCGCGAATAG